A window of Quercus robur chromosome 12, dhQueRobu3.1, whole genome shotgun sequence genomic DNA:
tattgtttgggttttgtagttatttcctaaaaaaatccccaaatttcCTCCTAGGACATCACACTTATCTTTTTAAAATGGTGTTTTAAAAAGCAGATTTTAAAACAGTTTATTGCCCAAATCACAATAAAATTGAAAGGGGGCAGCAGAAGGGCGGAGAGGGAGAATGAAGAAAGCGATGGAGGCATTGTGGGAGGAAGTGAGGGAGCTGAGTCTAGGAAACAGCACAGAAATAGACCACCTCGACTCCCCTCCAACCCCACTCCAATTCCTAAGAGACTACGTTTCTCAAAACAAGCCCTGCCTAATCTCCTCCGCCACTCTCCACTGGCCCGCCCACTCCTCTTGGTCTCAAGACACTTACCTCACCCAATCACTCTCCGCTTCTCCAAACGTCTCCGTTCACCTAACCCCACACGGCAACGCCGACGCACTGGTCCCATtccccaacaacaacaacctcTGCTTTGCTTCGCCACACGTCCAACAACTCCCTTTCCGCGAAGCTTTACATCtcataacaacaacaacaacaacaaattcaGATTCTAATTCCAATACCCAAAAAGTTGTTGCTTATTTGCAGCAACAGAACGATTGCTTCCGCTCCGAATACTCGGCGCTTTCTTCGGACTGCGATGATCACATACCGTGGGCTACTGAGGCACTCGGATCTCTTCCCGAAGCTGTTAATCTATGGATTGGGAACCATCGCTCTGTCACTTCTTTTCACAAGGATCACTACGAGAATCTATACGCCGTCGTTTCTGGTGAGAAGCATTTTCTGTTACTTCCTCCCACTGATTATCACCGTATGTACATCCGCAACTACCCTGCTGCTCGTTATTCCTATTCCCAGGAGTCCGGAGAGTTTGCATTGGAGCTGGAAGAGCCTGCGAGGTACGTGCCTTGGTGCAGTGTAAATCCTTATCTTTCGCCGGAGAATATGGAGGCTGAGATGTCCAAATTCCCCTTGTATTTCAATGGCCCAAAGCCCTTTCAGTGTACGGTCAAGCCTGGACAGATTCTTTACTTGTAAGCTCTACTTTCTTTCTCAACATGATGATTGATAACATTTTTTGCATTGCAAATGGTTTTGGTTAAGGTGTAATGTCCTATGCACTAAGAGTCTAGGACACCCGTCTCTCAGAATTTAAAGATAGAAAAACCAAAAGACTCGAATTTGCATGGGATGATGCCACGAGTAACTTCAATTTACACAAGCAgaacaaattttcttttgttccaAATGCAGGGTGCAATATTACACAAATGCCAGCAAGGACAAAATGGTTATCTGTGCAatttgaagaaataaaaaatagaacaaaacaAAGGTAATGCTTATTAGAGtcaatttgtgattttttagaaaaaaaaaaatgcaaaagaagTTGTCTATAGTAATCCAC
This region includes:
- the LOC126707954 gene encoding lysine-specific demethylase JMJ32; translation: MKKAMEALWEEVRELSLGNSTEIDHLDSPPTPLQFLRDYVSQNKPCLISSATLHWPAHSSWSQDTYLTQSLSASPNVSVHLTPHGNADALVPFPNNNNLCFASPHVQQLPFREALHLITTTTTTNSDSNSNTQKVVAYLQQQNDCFRSEYSALSSDCDDHIPWATEALGSLPEAVNLWIGNHRSVTSFHKDHYENLYAVVSGEKHFLLLPPTDYHRMYIRNYPAARYSYSQESGEFALELEEPARYVPWCSVNPYLSPENMEAEMSKFPLYFNGPKPFQCTVKPGQILYLPSMWFHHVRQSPDAGGRTIAINYWYDMQFDIKYAYFNFLKSIQYRSIHDPTLPKTASKDTDSESDCDSIAYGFKDEFSANGSVENLAGGNTKEE